The Topomyia yanbarensis strain Yona2022 chromosome 3, ASM3024719v1, whole genome shotgun sequence nucleotide sequence TCAACACAAGCTCCGCGTTTAATAAACCCAAACTTTCGCCCGGTCCACGCCACCCATATAGTTTCCGAAGTTCGGGCTCAGCCTCCCGGTTAGTATACCAACTGGTTTCGGCCCGGTCCGTTACGCGAGTGTGAAGTGCCGTGTATCATCAGTGCGAAGGCTACTCGAATTTTAAgccgaaaattcaaaatcgactttcccACCGTTACCAGGAGCACAGACTCCGAAGGAGTTGAGCGATAGCGCGTCTCCATCAAATCAAAAGGTGCAAACCGTGGTCAATCGTCCGCCTCCACCACGAGCATTGGTTTGAACAGTTGCACGTGCGCGCGCGAATTCAAACCGAAATAGTGTAATTGGCTCCATAGATGCCGGCGGTAGTGTAGTGCAGTGTAGAAGGTGCATTTTGAAAAAGCCAACCTCCGCCCACCTGACAACCCATAAAAAACCCACCTAATGGGGGAACCTCCCCCTCTCTCCACCCCGGGGAGCAGCGGCCCATCTTTGAGTCGGACTTTGCCAGGGTACTTAAACTCTGGCGATATAATCGACAAGCAGACTCTGCTACTGCGAGCAAAATCATTGGATGGTGATTTCGATGCCCGACTGACGACTAACCCGTTCACGATTTTGAAATCGGTACAACGTGCGTTAGGATGCGATCCGACAAAGGTGGTTTCGGCCACAAAAGAAGGTAGAGGGACCCGCTATGTCTTAAGGACGACATCGAAAAAAGCATATAGCATAAGCACGCTCTGATGAGTTTGAACGAGCTGATCGACGGGCAAAAAGTTGAGGTGGTTTCTCACCCCACCCTCAACATTACTCATGGTGTCGTTTACGATATCGATACCAAAGACATGAGCAACGAAGAACTTCTTGACGAGCTGAAAGGTCAAGGACTCGCAGCAGTGCGTAGGATCACCAAGCTGCACGAAGGAGTAGTGAGCAACACTCCTCTGGAGGTGATATCGTTTAGTGGCTCAACCCTCCCCGAGTACATTTACCTCGGATTGGTACTCACTAGCATCCGGCCCTACTACCCGTCCCCCATGCTGTGCTACCGCTGTGGCAAATTCGGGCATGGCACTAGGGTGTGCCTCAACAAGGAAACTTGCTTGAACTGCAGCCTGAGCCACCCATCAGCCAAAGATAACCCATGCACCCAAGTCTCAAAGTGTATAAACTGCAGCGGAGAGCACTCAACAAGAGCAAAAGAGTGCCCCAAATACATGGAAGAGGTAGCCATCATTAAAGCGAAAGTTTCCCTaaacctttccttccccgaagcAAGAGctctaataacacaaaagcgCAAAGGACCAAGTTACGCTGAACAAACCCAGAAAGGCACGGAATCGAAAGACAACGAGAAAGATTCCACTATCGCTAGACTGAAGGCGGAGCTCATTAGGCCAAAGGGCGAAAAGAGCAATCCGCCAAAAGATGATCGGGACGAAGAGATATCAAACCTCAAACACCACCTAGCGGAGGCCGTTCGCCAGCTTAGAATTGCCAAGCAACAACTCACCGAGGTAACGAAAGAAAATAGCAGAGCTAACACTTCACCCAAAGTAGAGCAGGGAAACGTCAACAAACTAAACCCGACCACCACGATATCGACCGAATGTAACGTAGTAGCCGCGAAACAACAGCGAGACCCCCGACTTCGTGACGAACGAAAGCAACAAAGAAATCGTAGCCGAGCAGGCGATGGGGATAAATCCCGAAGCCCTATCGGAAACAAAACAGAGCCAGCACCACCGAAACAACAACGGACAACCCGCGCGAATTCCCGCAACAACAGCCCTTCACTATCCGGACATTTGAACATCTCAGACACCGAAACGACGCAAAACTCCATGCCCCAAGCGTCTTTCGTAATGTCCGACTAGCTTT carries:
- the LOC131687389 gene encoding uncharacterized protein LOC131687389, producing the protein MSLNELIDGQKVEVVSHPTLNITHGVVYDIDTKDMSNEELLDELKGQGLAAVRRITKLHEGVVSNTPLEVISFSGSTLPEYIYLGLVLTSIRPYYPSPMLCYRCGKFGHGTRVCLNKETCLNCSLSHPSAKDNPCTQVSKCINCSGEHSTRAKECPKYMEEVAIIKAKVSLNLSFPEARALITQKRKGPSYAEQTQKGTESKDNEKDSTIARLKAELIRPKGEKSNPPKDDRDEEISNLKHHLAEAVRQLRIAKQQLTEVTKENSRANTSPKVEQGNVNKLNPTTTISTECNVVAAKQQRDPRLRDERKQQRNRSRAGDGDKSRSPIGNKTEPAPPKQQRTTRANSRNNSPSLSGHLNISDTETTQNSMPQASFVMSD